Genomic DNA from Nonomuraea rubra:
ACGACGAGACCGTCCGCCTGTGTCACGGCCTCGACCACCTCGCGCAGGCGGGTGTTCGGGAAGCCGGTGACGAAGTTGTTCGCGATGTCCACGGCCAGGTCGCGCAGCTCGACCACGCGGACCTCCACCTCCGCCCGCTGCGCCACCGCCTCGGTCAGGCGGTCGGCCAGCAGTCGGGTGGAGGAGGGCTGCGTCAGCCCCGCCGAGACGACGACGAGCTTCATGGTTCTCCTTCGGGGGGTCGAGGTCGGCTTCAGGCGCCGACAGGGGCTTCGGGCGCCTCTACGTTCTCGGCGTTCTCGGCGTCCTTGGCGCTCTCGGCGTTCCTGGCCGCGAGCAGGGAGGCGTGGGTGGGCGCGCCGGGGACCTCGGCCGGGCGGTCCTTGGCGAACTCCTTGCGCAGCACCGGCACCACCTCCTCGCCGAGGAGGTCGAGCTGCTCCAGCACGGTCTTCAGCGGCAGGCCGGCGTGGTCCATGAGGAAGAGCTGGCGCTGGTAGTCGCCGAAGAACTCCCTGAACTCCAGCGTCCTGTCGATGACCTGCTGCGGGCTGCCCACGGTCAGCGGCGTCTCGGCCATGAACTCCTCCAGCGACGGCCCGTGGCCGTACACGGGGGCGACGTCGAAGTACGGGCGGAACTCGCGCACCGCGTCCTGCGAGTTCTTGCGCATGAACACCTGCCCGCCCAGGCCCACCACCGCCTGCTCGGGCGTGCCGTGGCCGTAGTGCGCGTACCGCTGCCGGTAGAGGCTGATCAGGCGCATGAAGTGCTCCTTCGGCCAGAAGATGTTGTTGGCGAAGAAGCCGTCGCCGTAGTAGGCGGCCTGCTCGGCGATCTCGGGGCTGCGGATCGAGCCGTGCCAGACGAACGGCGGCACCCCGTCGAGCGGGCGCGGCGTGCTGGTGAAGCCCTGCAGCGGCGTGCGGAAGCGGCCCTCCCAGTCCACGACGTCCTCGCGCCACAGCTTGTGCAGCAGCGCGTAGTTCTCGATGGCCAGCGGGATGCCCTGACGGATGTCCTGCCCGAACCACGGGTACACCGGCCCGGTGTTGCCGCGGCCCAGCATGAGGTCCACCCGGCCGTCGGCCAGGTGCTGCAGCATGGCGAAGTCCTCGGCGATCTTCACCGGGTCGTTCGTCGTGATCAACGTCGTGGCGGTCGACAGCTGCAGCCGCTCGGTCTTCGCCGCGATGTAGCCGAGCATCGTGGTGGGGGACGACGGCACGAACGGCGGGTTGTGGTGCTCACCGGTCGCGAAGACGTCCAGCCCGACCTCTTCCGCCTTGAGTGCGATCGCCACCATCGCCTTGATCCGCTCGTGCTCGGTCGGGGTCCTGCCGTTGGTGGGGTCCGTGGTGACGTCGCCCACGCTGAAGATACCGAACTGCACTTTAGTCACCAACCCTGACTGTTGAATCTTTGACGGCTACGGTAGCGTCCGCACCTCCTCAGATATTCCACCATGCGTTCAGCCCGTGCTGTCGGGCGCGGAAGGCTGCCCTGCGTTCAGCCGTGCTGCCGGGCGCGGAAGGCTACCCTGCGTTCAGCCGTGCTGCCGGGCGCGGAAGGCCGCCGCCTTGGCCCGGTTGCCGCAGCCGCGCATGTCGCACCAGCGGCGTGTACGCCGGTGCGAGGCGTCGACGTACAGCCGCGTGCACGGAGCCGCCTCGCACTCCCTGACCAGCCCGGCCTGCGGGCCGCCCAGCAGCTCGGCCGCCGCCCGTGCCGTACTGGACAGCGCCGCGCGCAGGTCGCCGCCGCGTTCCACGCCCCGCTCGCCGAGCAGCACGCCCGCCGGCGCGTGCCGCGCGGCGGCGTTGAGCGTCTCGCGGTCGGCGGGGTCCGGGGCACTTCCGGTACGGGCCGCGGACGCCAGCCGGTAGATCGCCTCCCGCAACGCCCTCGCCTCCGCCAGGTCGCCCTCGCTCACCGCCGGGCGGACGTCGAGCAGCCCGGCCGCGACCGTCCAGCGGGCCAGGTCGGCGGGCGTCGCCAGCAGGTCGATGCGCTCGCCGCGCCGGTGCCCGAGGGTGCCGGCCAGGTCGAGCCCGAGGTTCCCGCTGATGAAGGTGAAGTCCATGACCTCGATAGTAACCGCATTGACAAGTTACTTTCGGGGCTGCCAGGGTGAGTAACCGCCAAATCCGGTTATTTCGCGTGAAGGTGGGTTTGATGACGACGGTGGAGACGGACTCGCCTGACGGGCGAGGCCCAGGTGTGCTGCGCGGGACGGGCGCAGGGCGAGGTCCGGGTGAGCGGCCGACGGCGGGCACAGGGCGAGGCCCGGGCGCGCGGTGGAGGGCGGGCGCAGGGCGAGGCCGCGGCGTGGGGTGGGATCGGCCCGGCTACGGGCCCCGGCATCGGTGGGTCGTGCTGGCCGTCGGCGTCGGGGCGCAGGCGGCCTTCGCGGCGATGTTCTCCGGCATTCCCGTCACCGGGGTGTCGATGCGGGCCGGTTACCACCTGTCCACGGAGCAGCTCGGTCTGGTGCTGGCCTGCCTCGGGCTCGGGGTGGCGGCCTCCGATCTCGTGTGGGGGCTGCTGACGGATCGCTTCGGGGACCGGCGCGTCCTGCTCACGGGGCTGACCGCGACGGGCGCGCTGCTGGCGGTGATGGCCGCCGCCGTGACCCCGTCGGACGGCGCGGGCGTGGCCCTGCTCGCCCTCTGCCTGGCCCTCGCCGGCGCGCTCGGCGGCAGCGTCAACGGGGCCTCGGGACGGGCGGTCATGACCTGGTTCGGGGAGGGGGAGCGGGGGTTCGCGATGAGCATCCGGCAGACGGCCATCCCGGTGGGCGGGGCGATCGGGGTGGCGCTGCTGCCATGGCTGGCGGGCTCCTACGGCTTCGGCACCGCCTACGCCGCATCGGCCGCCTGCTGCCTCGCCGCGGCGGCGGCCACCTGGCGCTGGCTCCACGAACCGCCGACGTCACCGGCGGCCCTGCCGGCCTCGGACGGCGACGGCCCGCGCGCATCGGTCCCGCGTGCCTCTGGCGGCGAGGGCCCGCGCACGACGGCCCCGTCCCCCCTCAGGCGCTGGGACGTGTGGCGGCTGGCCCTGGCGGGCGCCCTGCTCACCGTCCCCCAGTTCGCCGTCCTCTCCTTCACCGCGATCTTCCTGCACGACGTCAAGGGCGAGGACGCCACCCTGGCCAGCGTCACCGTCGTCATCGCCCAGCTGGGCGGCGGCGCGGCCCGCATCTGGACCGGCCGCCGCACCGACCGCACAGGCACCCGCCGCACCCACATCAGGGCCATCGGCACCCTGGCCGGCCTCGCCATGGCAGGCGCCGCGGTGCTCACCGACGCCCCCACCCCGCTCACCGTCACCGCCCTGGCCCTCGCCGGCCTCCTGGCCAACTCCTGGCACGGCGTCGCCTACACCGAGATCGCCGCCATGGCGGGCGCGTCCAGGGCCGGCACCGCCCTCGGCCTCCTGGGCACCACCCTGTTCGCGATGGGCTTCGTGACCCCGCTGCTCATCCCCCTGATCATCACCCACGCCTCCTGGGCGGCGGTCTGGGCCCTGGCCGCCGCAGCCTCCCTCCTCGCCGTCCCGCTGGCCCCTGGCGAGGCGAGAGCACGCCGGTGAGGCCGGAGTCGGCATGAGGTCGGAGTCGGCATGAGGTCGGAGTCGGCATGAGGTCAGAGCCCGCATGAGGTCAGAGCGCGTTGATGTCGGCGGGCCCCAGAATCCGCTTCGCCGCCCCCCGCTCCGCCACCGCGATCATCGCCCGCCCGACCTGCTCGGTCGTCGTCACCCCACCCCCGACCAGCCGCCGCAACACGGGGAACAGCGGCCGGGTGATCACGTACGCCGCCTGGTAGAGCCGCGTACGGGACCGCACCCCGTGCATCGGCTGCACGAACCCCACCCGGAACATGTACGCCTCCAGCGGCAGCGCGAGCAGCGCGTTCTCGGTCTGCCCCTTCACCCTGGCCCACATGGCCCGCCCCTGGGCGTTCGTCCCGGCGCCGGACACGTACACGAACCTCGACCCCGGGCTGAGCCGGGCCAGCGTCTCACCCACCGACAGCGTGAATTCGTAGGTGATCCGCCGGTACTCCGGCTCCCGCATCCCCGCCGCCGAGACGCCCAGGCAGAAGAAACACGCGTCGTACCCGCCGAGCTCCCCCTCGACGGGACCCAGGTCGAGCAGATCGTCATGCAGGACCTCGCGCAACTTCCCGTGCGAGACCCCGGTCGAGGCCCGCCCGACCGCCAGCACGGCCGTGACCCGCTCGTCGAGCAGGCACTCCCTGAGCA
This window encodes:
- a CDS encoding LLM class flavin-dependent oxidoreductase, whose product is MQFGIFSVGDVTTDPTNGRTPTEHERIKAMVAIALKAEEVGLDVFATGEHHNPPFVPSSPTTMLGYIAAKTERLQLSTATTLITTNDPVKIAEDFAMLQHLADGRVDLMLGRGNTGPVYPWFGQDIRQGIPLAIENYALLHKLWREDVVDWEGRFRTPLQGFTSTPRPLDGVPPFVWHGSIRSPEIAEQAAYYGDGFFANNIFWPKEHFMRLISLYRQRYAHYGHGTPEQAVVGLGGQVFMRKNSQDAVREFRPYFDVAPVYGHGPSLEEFMAETPLTVGSPQQVIDRTLEFREFFGDYQRQLFLMDHAGLPLKTVLEQLDLLGEEVVPVLRKEFAKDRPAEVPGAPTHASLLAARNAESAKDAENAENVEAPEAPVGA
- a CDS encoding CGNR zinc finger domain-containing protein, giving the protein MDFTFISGNLGLDLAGTLGHRRGERIDLLATPADLARWTVAAGLLDVRPAVSEGDLAEARALREAIYRLASAARTGSAPDPADRETLNAAARHAPAGVLLGERGVERGGDLRAALSSTARAAAELLGGPQAGLVRECEAAPCTRLYVDASHRRTRRWCDMRGCGNRAKAAAFRARQHG
- a CDS encoding MFS transporter, producing the protein MGWDRPGYGPRHRWVVLAVGVGAQAAFAAMFSGIPVTGVSMRAGYHLSTEQLGLVLACLGLGVAASDLVWGLLTDRFGDRRVLLTGLTATGALLAVMAAAVTPSDGAGVALLALCLALAGALGGSVNGASGRAVMTWFGEGERGFAMSIRQTAIPVGGAIGVALLPWLAGSYGFGTAYAASAACCLAAAAATWRWLHEPPTSPAALPASDGDGPRASVPRASGGEGPRTTAPSPLRRWDVWRLALAGALLTVPQFAVLSFTAIFLHDVKGEDATLASVTVVIAQLGGGAARIWTGRRTDRTGTRRTHIRAIGTLAGLAMAGAAVLTDAPTPLTVTALALAGLLANSWHGVAYTEIAAMAGASRAGTALGLLGTTLFAMGFVTPLLIPLIITHASWAAVWALAAAASLLAVPLAPGEARARR
- a CDS encoding NAD-dependent epimerase/dehydratase family protein — encoded protein: MRVILFGATGMIGRGVLRECLLDERVTAVLAVGRASTGVSHGKLREVLHDDLLDLGPVEGELGGYDACFFCLGVSAAGMREPEYRRITYEFTLSVGETLARLSPGSRFVYVSGAGTNAQGRAMWARVKGQTENALLALPLEAYMFRVGFVQPMHGVRSRTRLYQAAYVITRPLFPVLRRLVGGGVTTTEQVGRAMIAVAERGAAKRILGPADINAL